A stretch of DNA from Mesorhizobium onobrychidis:
GCGTATCCTTCTGGCGACCTCTGCTGCATCGAAATTAGCGAAGCACGCAATCAATGAGCTAAAAGATTGATATGATCCCAGGATTAACCGTTTCGTAGCCTAGGCGCGGCTCCGATTTGTCTTTTGTATTGTTTTTTGTATTGTCTTTCAGAATTGCGCCGGAGACGGTTCCGGTTGAACGGCAAATCCAACTCTGTTCCCCGCGGCAGCAGGCCGGATCTGACTCCGGCGAGGCCCCCGACTGTTCACCGAGCCGGGCTGCCACGCTGTCACGCTCGTTTCGGCGGACCTCCAGCTGAGCCTTCGCACTGGCGAGCGCTGCTTCATTGGTCTCGACGTCGAATTTGGCTGCGTCGAGAACCTTCAGAAAATTCGACGACCATACGCATCCGTGAACAGCGGTCAGGGAACACAGAGCGATGCGATCGCATTCTCCCGAGAGCAACCGCATGGTGACCACCTCTGCCATGGAAGACGATCTGGCGACCCTGCAGCGGGAGACGTTCGACTACTTCATCCGTGAGGCGAACCCCGCCAACGGTCTCATCGTGGACAAGACCGAAGCGAATTGGCCGGCAAGCATCGCGGCCACCGGCCTTGCGCTAACATGCTATCCAGTGGGCGTCGAGCGCGGATTCATGACGCGAAGCGCGGCTGCGGAACGCACCTTGGCAACGCTGCGCTACTTCTGGAACAGTCCACAAGGCCCAGAGCCGGATGCTACCGGATATCGCGGTTTCTACTATCATTTCCTGGACATGCAAACCGGCCGGCGGGCCTGGCAATGCGAGCTGTCGACGATCGACAGCACGTTGCTGCTGGCGGGCGCGCTGGCTGCGGGGCAGTATTTCGATACCGAGGCCGAAGCCGAAGCCGAGATCCGCAGCTTGGCAGAGGCGCTCTATCACCGTGCCGATTGGCGTTGGGCGCAGGATGGAGGAGAGACCGTCACCCATGGCTGGACACCCGAGAACGGGTTCCTGAAGTATCGATGGCAAGGCTATGACGAAGCGCTCTTGCTCTATGTCTTGGGACTGGGTTCGCCGACACACCCGTTGCCCCCAAGCAGCTACACTGCATGGACCGCGACCTTCCGATGGGAGAACTGTTACGGCTACGACTACCTCTATGCGGGACCGCTGTTCATCCACCAGCTTTCGCACGTATGGATCGATTTTCGCGGCGTGCAGGATGCCTTCATGCGCAGCAAGGGAAGCGACTATTTCGAGAACACCCGACGCGCCACCTTCGTCCATCAGCGTTACGCCGTCGAAAATCCGCGTGGATTCGAGGGTTACGGCAAACACTGCTGGGGCATCACCGCAAGCGAGGGTCCTGGGCCTTCCACGCTCAAGTTGAACGGCATCGAACGCAGCTTTGAGGATTATGTCGCGCGCGGCGTCCCGTACGGCCCCGACGATGGCACGCTCGCTCCGTGGGCCGTCGTGGCCTCCTTGCCGTTCGCGCCAGAAATCGTCCGACCGGCGATCAGCTTCTGCATCCACCAGGCCAAGCTCAAGGCCGCCAATGCCTATGGTTTCAAGGCGGCTTTCAATCCGACGCATCCAGGGACGACGGACAACGCCTTTGGATGGTGGGTTTCGCCCTGGCACTTTGGCCTCAACGAGGGCCCCGTCGTGCTGATGATCGAGAACGATCGCAACGGCCTCCTGTGGCGGCTGATGCGCTCGTGCCGGTACATCCGCAGCGGCCTGCAACGGGCGGGATTTGAAGGCGGCTGGTTGGGAGAGTTCGATCGGGAACCGACGCCAGCTGTTTGATCGGCTTGCGCGGAGGTAGATCGTATTCGGCGGTTGAAGGAGTCTGCTCACCGTGGAGCAGGAGCACCCCCTCCCGGAAACGGCATAGGCTCGGCCGTCCCCAGCGGCGGCGGCGGCCGTTGCGGCAGCTTCAGGCTCGCGATCGCGGCGAGCCCCATCGCGGCGGCAGCGGCTAGGAATGCGGCGCCTCCGAGACTAGGGAAACCGAACAGCAGGCCGGCGGCCGCAGAACCCACCGACAGCCCGAGACTGACCAACCGCCGACTGGATGCCGAGTTCCATGCCCTGGCTTCGTGCGTTAATGCGCGATACCCAGTAGGCGACCAGCGGGTTGATGATCCCAGCCGAAGCCGCAACGACGAAACGGCGAACAGCACCTCGTTGAAGCCGGCAACTGTCGGAAAGACCGCCAGGCCGATCGCCATCATCACGAAGGCAGGCGCCACAGGTGCTCATGAACGGCGCCAGCGGTGGTCGATGGGGCAGGCCGGATGCCCTCAAGCCTGGTTCGCTTGAGCAAAAGCGCATTGACGGCGACAAGGGCCGAACTGCCCGACATTGCCAGCGCCGCAATCTCGGGGCTCAGCAGGAACGGGTAGAACACGCCTGCCGCGAGCGGAAAGGCGATAACATTGTACCCGACCGCCCACCACAGGTTCTGGTGCATCTTGCGCAGCGTGGCGCGCGAAAGCGTCATTGCACCGACCACGTCATAGGGATCACTCTTCATCAGCACGATGTCGGCGCTTTCAATAGCAACATCGGTGCCCGCTCCGATGGCGAACCCGACATCGGCTTGCGT
This window harbors:
- a CDS encoding glucoamylase family protein, which codes for MVTTSAMEDDLATLQRETFDYFIREANPANGLIVDKTEANWPASIAATGLALTCYPVGVERGFMTRSAAAERTLATLRYFWNSPQGPEPDATGYRGFYYHFLDMQTGRRAWQCELSTIDSTLLLAGALAAGQYFDTEAEAEAEIRSLAEALYHRADWRWAQDGGETVTHGWTPENGFLKYRWQGYDEALLLYVLGLGSPTHPLPPSSYTAWTATFRWENCYGYDYLYAGPLFIHQLSHVWIDFRGVQDAFMRSKGSDYFENTRRATFVHQRYAVENPRGFEGYGKHCWGITASEGPGPSTLKLNGIERSFEDYVARGVPYGPDDGTLAPWAVVASLPFAPEIVRPAISFCIHQAKLKAANAYGFKAAFNPTHPGTTDNAFGWWVSPWHFGLNEGPVVLMIENDRNGLLWRLMRSCRYIRSGLQRAGFEGGWLGEFDREPTPAV